A single genomic interval of Procambarus clarkii isolate CNS0578487 chromosome 17, FALCON_Pclarkii_2.0, whole genome shotgun sequence harbors:
- the LOC138365739 gene encoding hematopoietic prostaglandin D synthase-like has product MPEYKLVYFNTAGRAELVRWNFAYGGIPFTDERIEKEDWPERKKTTEGGKLPVLIVDGKTLPQSLAIARFAAKKAGLVPEDDLEAAFCDALADTAFELLMEAHSIWHGGSPDKSDEQKQLKDDYFSNNIDPFMTRLEKRLSEKQWFVSDKVSTHHTYTLFLILGKVPGVYRPQVYALP; this is encoded by the exons atgccAGAGTACAAACTGGTCTACTTCAACACCGCGGGCCGCGCCGAGCTGGTCAGGTGGAACTTCGCCTATGGCGGCATCCCCTTCACTGACGAGCGCATCGAGAAGGAGGACTGGCCGGAGAGGAAGAAAA CTACGGAAGGAGGCAAATTGCCGGTACTGATTGTTGACGGTAAGACGCTGCCCCAGTCACTGGCCATCGCTCGCTTCGCTGCCAAGAAAGCCGGACTCGTGCCGGAAGATGACCTGGAAGCTGCTTTTTGTGACGCTCTTGCCGACACTGCCTTCGAACTGTTAATGGAGGCACACAGCATTTGGCACGGAGG CTCCCCAGACAAGAGTGACGAGCAGAAGCAGCTGAAGGATGATTACTTCTCTAACAACATTGATCCCTTCATGACGCGCCTTGAAAAGCGGCTGAGCGAGAAACAATGGTTTGTCTCTGATAAGGTGAGTACCCACCACACGTATACTCTCTTTCTTATTTTAGGTAAAGTACCTGGGGTTTACCGCCCACAGGTATACGCTCTACCTTAG